One genomic segment of Halorientalis litorea includes these proteins:
- a CDS encoding enoyl-CoA hydratase/isomerase family protein: protein MSDFGEYETVAVELGDIADRVASITISRPDARNALNGTVRSEIQDAIDAVETTDEDVRVLVITGDDDGGAFAAGADISEFRERDQFDQREASARPRIYERVADSPLPVIAAINGHALGGGCELSLACDIRIAKEGAKLGQPEINLGIIPGGGGTQRLPRVVGMGQAMKLTLSGELIDATEAADVGLVEEAHPEGEFEERISDLAGTIAEKSPKALEHGKRAVAASAEMGLDAGLDHELELFTSLFATEDMREGVEAFFEDRDPEFTGE, encoded by the coding sequence ATGAGCGACTTCGGCGAGTACGAGACGGTCGCGGTCGAACTCGGCGACATCGCCGACCGTGTCGCCTCCATCACTATCAGCCGTCCGGACGCCCGGAACGCGCTGAACGGCACGGTTCGGTCCGAGATTCAGGACGCAATCGACGCCGTGGAGACGACGGACGAGGACGTGCGCGTGCTGGTCATCACGGGTGACGACGACGGTGGCGCGTTCGCCGCTGGGGCCGACATCAGCGAGTTCCGAGAGCGCGACCAGTTCGACCAACGCGAGGCGAGTGCCCGGCCGCGTATCTACGAGCGGGTCGCCGACTCACCGCTGCCCGTCATCGCGGCCATCAACGGCCACGCGCTCGGCGGTGGTTGTGAACTCTCCTTGGCCTGTGACATCCGCATCGCCAAGGAGGGGGCGAAGCTCGGCCAGCCCGAAATCAACCTCGGCATCATACCGGGCGGTGGTGGGACCCAGCGACTCCCCCGTGTCGTCGGGATGGGGCAGGCGATGAAACTCACGCTCTCGGGTGAACTCATCGACGCGACGGAAGCCGCAGACGTCGGCCTCGTGGAGGAAGCCCACCCCGAGGGCGAGTTCGAGGAACGAATCTCCGACCTCGCCGGAACTATCGCCGAGAAGAGTCCGAAAGCCCTCGAACACGGCAAGCGGGCCGTCGCCGCGAGCGCGGAGATGGGGCTGGACGCGGGACTGGACCACGAACTCGAACTGTTCACCTCGCTGTTCGCCACGGAGGACATGCGCGAGGGCGTCGAGGCGTTCTTCGAGGACCGGGACCCCGAGTTCACCGGCGAGTAG